In one Magallana gigas chromosome 9, xbMagGiga1.1, whole genome shotgun sequence genomic region, the following are encoded:
- the LOC105334397 gene encoding uncharacterized protein isoform X3 yields MEKNNQTQIERRNRGRTSGQVQRDLLQSTPSWVARFTKFPLQRKAPMDQPMQVKLLKNKERRVVEMEELLTFHVQKNIQKNKERMDEVLQELMTFHDEQKMIINRRQMRGVFAELKTYHEQRKAEKTKKQMRTVLTEIMMFHSQQKIRTSKKLMARVFAELTTFHAQQRTMQIKEKMRQVCAELMTIHAQRETQKQKMMKRMQLVFAELLQTNSQRKKLKLLEEEAYEEFVPRKLFFFNIISFKQTDDDHLRQGPSYPDLSSPVALSKIAPPQESLDSKAAVVDDENDDEEMDKMETHSKKKKKGGLRKRVFRFFGLK; encoded by the exons ATGGAGAAGAAT aATCAAACTCAAATTGAAAGGAGAAACAGAGGACGAACTTCGGGGCAGGTCCAGAGGGATTTATTg CAATCCACGCCATCTTGGGTCGCCAGGTTCACTAAAttccctctccaaaggaaagcCCCCATG GACCAACCAATGCAAGTGAAATTGCTGAAGAATAAAGAAAGGAGAGTGGTTGAAATGGAGGAACTATTG ACATTTCACGTTCAAAAAAACATCCAGAAAAATAAAGAGAGAATGGATGAAGTTCTTCAAGAGCTTATG ACATTCCATGATGAACAGAAAATGATAATCAACAGAAGACAAATGCGTGGGGTTTTCGCAGAGCTAAAG ACATATCATGAACAACGAAAGGCTGAAAAGACCAAGAAGCAAATGCGTACAGTTTTAACAGAGATTATG ATGTTTCATTCTCAGCAAAAGATAAGGACGTCGAAGAAACTCATGGCTAGGGTTTTTGCAGAGCTAACG ACCTTTCATGCTCAGCAAAGGACTATGCAGATCAAGGAGAAAATGCGTCAAGTTTGTGCAGAACTTATG ACAATTCACGCTCAACGggaaacacaaaaacaaaagatgatGAAAAGGATGCAGTTAGTGTTTGCCGAGCTACTG CAAACTAACTCTCAAAGGAAAAAGTTGAAACTATTGGAGGAGGAGGCGTACGAGGAGTTCGTCCCGAGAAAGCTGTTCTTCTTCAACATCATCAGTTTCAAGCAAACCGATGATGACCATCTACGCCAG GGCCCGAGTTATCCAGACTTATCTAGCCCCGTTGcattatctaaaattgcaccaCCCCAAGAATCCCTAGATTCCAAGGCCGCTGTTGTTGATGATGAAAATGACGACGAGGAAATGGACAAAATGGAG ACTCattcaaagaaaaagaaaaagggtGGACTGAGAAAAAGAGTGTTCAGATTTTTTGGATTGAAATAG
- the LOC105334388 gene encoding glomulin isoform X1 has translation MDHLMDVEVMEKAADAETALKQVKECIKFKDSKGLKTVILEHKLKDQSVFWEIASELTANLTEENLEQHEYFFETCQRCMNYVIANGNPKELLLAVLEQADSFKDDQKFKCILENVQKILLKLPNKRHHSLDVTLETLSAHIEAIPQAKDHNLDHEERKLLEMDPSVMRATDVVLCYLEFLSPFVEEVSMRNPKVTFSKSTPQVQLLVKYLMKLLSHPLYHLDMTFKPKEQEEKEKSYSRVCAERLIDQLAQLCPNFFALIEDETKKRSMRAKLEESEAREDEENEELEEDEGDDKVKDWKEDKLIPEKSLACLSYLVLAEGLGLDQMPAVYNHKFMLRFHLPFIKSFLEDQHSIVKLKGVLLLEKLMFVIPPMSFTHYELDNDFYKDILNLLISTMTHCQNKDIRKSCVPIYSNFFGMFSLQGRHRLYETVFNTCKHSGVVGHTLSLYKEQVDSLLKKGEGPDNIFLGKNLIRVFKLVSVIPDGVTTDLLENSDRILSVLNFVRYLVLRDKPAENRTGFWELYPNLDKEFFEPLRQAVILSKGHYNLDLEDVRKGNPLPTENTEFSVNVGGEKLGPVSREQQIQVIESALNTFDMMDSILSRTIELADAQKRSVKAN, from the coding sequence ATGGATCACTTAATGGACGTGGAGGTTATGGAGAAGGCTGCCGATGCAGAGACTGCCCTGAAACAGGTCAAAGAGTGCATAAAGTTCAAGGACAGCAAGGGACTGAAAACAGTGATTTTGGAGCACAAACTAAAGGACCAGTCTGTGTTCTGGGAAATCGCGTCGGAACTTACCGCGAACCTGACAGAAGAAAATTTAGAACAGCATGAATATTTCTTTGAGACTTGCCAGAGGTGCATGAACTATGTCATTGCAAATGGGAATCCTAAAGAGCTGCTGTTGGCAGTTTTGGAGCAGGCTGATTCCTTTAAAGATGACCAGAAGTTTAAGTGTATATTAGAAAACGTGCAGAAGATTTTGTTGAAGTTGCCAAACAAACGACATCATTCATTGGATGTCACGTTGGAGACCCTCTCAGCTCATATTGAGGCCATTCCACAGGCTAAGGACCACAATCTCGATCATGAGGAGAGAAAATTGCTAGAAATGGACCCTTCGGTAATGCGGGCAACCGATGTTGTTTTGTGCTACCTGGAATTCCTTAGTCCTTTTGTGGAAGAAGTATCTATGAGAAATCCAAAAGTAACTTTCTCTAAGTCTACTCCACAAGTTCAACTCCTGGTCAAGTACTTGATGAAGCTTCTGTCTCATCCATTGTATCATCTAGATATGACCTTCAAACCAAAGGAGCAAGAAGAAAAAGAGAAATCTTACAGTAGAGTATGTGCAGAAAGACTGATTGATCAACTTGCACAGCTGTGTCCAAACTTCTTTGCTTTGATTGAAGATGAAACCAAGAAAAGGAGCATGCGGGCCAAACTCGAGGAAAGTGAAGCCAGAGAAGATGAAGAAAATGAAGAACTAGAGGAGGATGAGGGGGATGATAAAGTGAAAGACTGGAAAGAAGATAAGCTAATTCCTGAGAAGAGCCTTGCTTGCTTGTCATATCTAGTCCTGGCAGAGGGCCTTGGTCTTGATCAAATGCCTGCTGTCTACAACCATAAGTTCATGCTTAGATTTCATCTTCCTTTCATCAAGTCATTCTTGGAGGATCAACACTCCATTGTGAAACTGAAAGGAGTTCTCCTGTTGGAGAAACTCATGTTTGTCATACCACCCATGTCTTTTACGCATTACGAACTGGATAATGATTTCTACAAGGACATTCTCAATCTACTCATTTCCACCATGACGCATTGCCAGAACAAAGACATTCGCAAATCATGTGTTCCGatatattcaaatttctttGGCATGTTTAGTCTTCAAGGCCGACATCGTCTGTACGAAACTGTGTTCAACACTTGCAAACACTCAGGAGTTGTGGGCCACACCTTGAGTTTGTATAAAGAACAAGTCGATTCCCTACTGAAGAAAGGAGAAGGTCCAGACAATATCTTCCTCGGGAAAAATCTCATTCGAGTATTCAAACTGGTGTCCGTCATACCAGACGGAGTCACAACTGATTTGTTGGAAAATTCAGACAGGATTCTTTCAGTGTTGAACTTTGTCCGATATTTAGTCCTCAGAGATAAACCTGCTGAAAATCGAACCGGGTTTTGGGAGCTCTATCCAAATCTGGACAAAGAGTTCTTCGAACCTCTCCGACAAGCCGTAATTCTGTCTAAAGGTCACTACAATTTGGATCTAGAAGATGTGAGGAAAGGGAATCCTCTACCCACAGAGAACACAGAGTTCAGTGTGAATGTGGGGGGAGAGAAACTGGGGCCTGTATCCAGGGAACAGCAGATTCAGGTCATTGAGTCCGCACTCAACACGTTCGACATGATGGACAGTATACTCAGTCGAACCATCGAGTTGGCAGATGCTCAGAAGAGAAGTGTGAAAGCCAATTAA
- the LOC105334397 gene encoding uncharacterized protein isoform X1, whose product MEKNNQTQIERRNRGRTSGQVQRDLLQSTPSWVARFTKFPLQRKAPMDQPMQVKLLKNKERRVVEMEELLKYQSETQTKKIKIQMTGVFEELMTFHVQKNIQKNKERMDEVLQELMTFHDEQKMIINRRQMRGVFAELKTYHEQRKAEKTKKQMRTVLTEIMMFHSQQKIRTSKKLMARVFAELTTFHAQQRTMQIKEKMRQVCAELMTIHAQRETQKQKMMKRMQLVFAELLQTNSQRKKLKLLEEEAYEEFVPRKLFFFNIISFKQTDDDHLRQGPSYPDLSSPVALSKIAPPQESLDSKAAVVDDENDDEEMDKMETHSKKKKKGGLRKRVFRFFGLK is encoded by the exons ATGGAGAAGAAT aATCAAACTCAAATTGAAAGGAGAAACAGAGGACGAACTTCGGGGCAGGTCCAGAGGGATTTATTg CAATCCACGCCATCTTGGGTCGCCAGGTTCACTAAAttccctctccaaaggaaagcCCCCATG GACCAACCAATGCAAGTGAAATTGCTGAAGAATAAAGAAAGGAGAGTGGTTGAAATGGAGGAACTATTG aaGTATCAATCCGAGACGCAgaccaaaaaaatcaaaatacaaatgaCCGGAGTGTTCGAAGAGCTTATg ACATTTCACGTTCAAAAAAACATCCAGAAAAATAAAGAGAGAATGGATGAAGTTCTTCAAGAGCTTATG ACATTCCATGATGAACAGAAAATGATAATCAACAGAAGACAAATGCGTGGGGTTTTCGCAGAGCTAAAG ACATATCATGAACAACGAAAGGCTGAAAAGACCAAGAAGCAAATGCGTACAGTTTTAACAGAGATTATG ATGTTTCATTCTCAGCAAAAGATAAGGACGTCGAAGAAACTCATGGCTAGGGTTTTTGCAGAGCTAACG ACCTTTCATGCTCAGCAAAGGACTATGCAGATCAAGGAGAAAATGCGTCAAGTTTGTGCAGAACTTATG ACAATTCACGCTCAACGggaaacacaaaaacaaaagatgatGAAAAGGATGCAGTTAGTGTTTGCCGAGCTACTG CAAACTAACTCTCAAAGGAAAAAGTTGAAACTATTGGAGGAGGAGGCGTACGAGGAGTTCGTCCCGAGAAAGCTGTTCTTCTTCAACATCATCAGTTTCAAGCAAACCGATGATGACCATCTACGCCAG GGCCCGAGTTATCCAGACTTATCTAGCCCCGTTGcattatctaaaattgcaccaCCCCAAGAATCCCTAGATTCCAAGGCCGCTGTTGTTGATGATGAAAATGACGACGAGGAAATGGACAAAATGGAG ACTCattcaaagaaaaagaaaaagggtGGACTGAGAAAAAGAGTGTTCAGATTTTTTGGATTGAAATAG
- the LOC105334397 gene encoding uncharacterized protein isoform X2 produces the protein MEKNNQTQIERRNRGRTSGQVQRDLLDQPMQVKLLKNKERRVVEMEELLKYQSETQTKKIKIQMTGVFEELMTFHVQKNIQKNKERMDEVLQELMTFHDEQKMIINRRQMRGVFAELKTYHEQRKAEKTKKQMRTVLTEIMMFHSQQKIRTSKKLMARVFAELTTFHAQQRTMQIKEKMRQVCAELMTIHAQRETQKQKMMKRMQLVFAELLQTNSQRKKLKLLEEEAYEEFVPRKLFFFNIISFKQTDDDHLRQGPSYPDLSSPVALSKIAPPQESLDSKAAVVDDENDDEEMDKMETHSKKKKKGGLRKRVFRFFGLK, from the exons ATGGAGAAGAAT aATCAAACTCAAATTGAAAGGAGAAACAGAGGACGAACTTCGGGGCAGGTCCAGAGGGATTTATTg GACCAACCAATGCAAGTGAAATTGCTGAAGAATAAAGAAAGGAGAGTGGTTGAAATGGAGGAACTATTG aaGTATCAATCCGAGACGCAgaccaaaaaaatcaaaatacaaatgaCCGGAGTGTTCGAAGAGCTTATg ACATTTCACGTTCAAAAAAACATCCAGAAAAATAAAGAGAGAATGGATGAAGTTCTTCAAGAGCTTATG ACATTCCATGATGAACAGAAAATGATAATCAACAGAAGACAAATGCGTGGGGTTTTCGCAGAGCTAAAG ACATATCATGAACAACGAAAGGCTGAAAAGACCAAGAAGCAAATGCGTACAGTTTTAACAGAGATTATG ATGTTTCATTCTCAGCAAAAGATAAGGACGTCGAAGAAACTCATGGCTAGGGTTTTTGCAGAGCTAACG ACCTTTCATGCTCAGCAAAGGACTATGCAGATCAAGGAGAAAATGCGTCAAGTTTGTGCAGAACTTATG ACAATTCACGCTCAACGggaaacacaaaaacaaaagatgatGAAAAGGATGCAGTTAGTGTTTGCCGAGCTACTG CAAACTAACTCTCAAAGGAAAAAGTTGAAACTATTGGAGGAGGAGGCGTACGAGGAGTTCGTCCCGAGAAAGCTGTTCTTCTTCAACATCATCAGTTTCAAGCAAACCGATGATGACCATCTACGCCAG GGCCCGAGTTATCCAGACTTATCTAGCCCCGTTGcattatctaaaattgcaccaCCCCAAGAATCCCTAGATTCCAAGGCCGCTGTTGTTGATGATGAAAATGACGACGAGGAAATGGACAAAATGGAG ACTCattcaaagaaaaagaaaaagggtGGACTGAGAAAAAGAGTGTTCAGATTTTTTGGATTGAAATAG